The stretch of DNA CGAGGATTGGCTACGGGCAGTGCCCCTCAGTTCCTGGCTCCCTAGCCGGGCCAGCACACCTTTGATCGGTTGCTTATTGGAAATGCCTGAAACGGCCTATTTTATGGCTTACGGCGGAGTGCTTTTTGACTTGATGATTATTCCGCTGTTGTTATTTCGGCAAACGCGGCTTTGGGCTTTTGGGTTAGCCCTTTTTTTTCACCTCACCAATGCAATGATCTTCAATATTGGCATTTTTCCTTATTTATCGATTGGTCTCACCGCATTATTTTTTACCCCAGATTTCCCACGACGCATTGTTGACAAAAGCAGACCGCTCATCGCCGCCTTGGGGCAGAGACTGGGTAGCTTCAACGTTTTCATTCCGACTACTCGGGCTCCGCTTTATCAGGCCACTACCCCATCGCCTCCTACGACTGGCTTTATCAAAACCGCCATCCTCTTATTCGTCTTTCTCCATGTTCTCATCCCGCTCCGCCATCACCTTTTCGCAGGCCCGGTGTCCTGGACGGAAGAGGGACATCGCTATGCGTGGCGAATGATGCTGCGAGCAAAAACGGGGAGCGGCCTTTTTGTGGTAGAAGACCTGGATAGTGGTCAAAAAGAAAAAATAAAACCTAGTGATTACTTGTGGAGCAAACAAGAAAGAAAACTCTATACCCACCCCGATATGATCCTTCAATTTGCGCATTACCTACAGAAAAAGTACAAGGCCATGGGAAAAAAAGTAGCCATCTATGCCGATATTACAGTGCAATTGAATGACCACCCTAAACAATATTACATTGACCCCGCACAAGACCTAACCCTCGTCCAGTGGCATTTTTTCCAAAGCGCCACTTGGATACGCCCAGCAGATTTTTAACCTATCAGGTCATTTCACTAGAAAGTCTACTTTTTTTCTTATTTTTGTCCAACAGTTCATTCAAAAAAATAGCTATATTGCTCTTTATTGAGAAAACTGCCCCTCACAAATCCCGGTTACTCAACAATTTAATTGTACACTCAAGCATTTAATCAACAAAGAAGTTGTTTTAAACATGTTTTTCTAACCTAAAAACTTAGCGATGTCAATGTTCAATAGCAAAGAAAACAACAAAAAGGAGGCAACAAAAGCAAATCCAGCTCCAGCAGGCCCTTCTGGTCACGCACTCAACAGTGTGGTAAATGGAACAACCGTTGAAGGTTCTGTCCAATCGGCAAGCGACTTCCGAGTAGATGGCACCATCAAGGGAAAACTTTTTTGTGATGCCAAGGTAATCATTGGGCCAACCGGCTTTGTTGATGGTGAAATTCGATGCAAAAATGCCGTCATCGAAGGGAAATTTGAAGGGGTTATAAAAGTAAGTGAATTATTAAACGTTCGTGAAAGTGCCAAAATCAGTGGAGATGTTACAACTGGCAAGCTGATCGTTAATTCCGGCGCTGAATTTAACGTTACTTGTACAATGGGTAGTGATGATAACACCAGACGAAATGATTCATTCCTAAAAGATAAAGATAGCCAAGTTGCCAAAGCAGCCAAAGCCGGAGCCTGATCCTTCTAACAAAAAGAAGGTAATCAAGCATACGAATAGTTACTTGAAGTATTCTGGTATGGCATTCCAAATGGCTACTATTCTCATTATTGGTGCAGTAGCAGGTAAAAAGTTAGACCAACATTTTCAAACCGAACGCCCTTATTTCACCTTGTTGCTCGTGATTTTTGCCATTATCGGCGCTTTTTATCTCA from Saprospiraceae bacterium encodes:
- a CDS encoding HTTM domain-containing protein: MKSLFRPIDIASLVFFRIIFAVLGFMDVLSSYVYYHLEKDAFNPEKFQFYYYGFAWVRVFADPWMTLFFITLLLLAIFIGLGFWYRGSCILFFLGFTYLFLLEKANYLNHGYLFCWICFVMIFVPAHKAFSLDVWRKKVIATDLIPYWPLFLLQFLMGIVYFFGGLAKINEDWLRAVPLSSWLPSRASTPLIGCLLEMPETAYFMAYGGVLFDLMIIPLLLFRQTRLWAFGLALFFHLTNAMIFNIGIFPYLSIGLTALFFTPDFPRRIVDKSRPLIAALGQRLGSFNVFIPTTRAPLYQATTPSPPTTGFIKTAILLFVFLHVLIPLRHHLFAGPVSWTEEGHRYAWRMMLRAKTGSGLFVVEDLDSGQKEKIKPSDYLWSKQERKLYTHPDMILQFAHYLQKKYKAMGKKVAIYADITVQLNDHPKQYYIDPAQDLTLVQWHFFQSATWIRPADF
- a CDS encoding polymer-forming cytoskeletal protein, with the protein product MFNSKENNKKEATKANPAPAGPSGHALNSVVNGTTVEGSVQSASDFRVDGTIKGKLFCDAKVIIGPTGFVDGEIRCKNAVIEGKFEGVIKVSELLNVRESAKISGDVTTGKLIVNSGAEFNVTCTMGSDDNTRRNDSFLKDKDSQVAKAAKAGA
- a CDS encoding AtpZ/AtpI family protein, with the protein product MKYSGMAFQMATILIIGAVAGKKLDQHFQTERPYFTLLLVIFAIIGAFYLTLKDFLFNTDKKEK